Proteins from one Parasteatoda tepidariorum isolate YZ-2023 chromosome 4, CAS_Ptep_4.0, whole genome shotgun sequence genomic window:
- the LOC107436290 gene encoding box C/D snoRNA protein 1 isoform X2, translated as MREKTAFIPVEEFNDSQLHSDFHFLEDVRRDIDIARRGKKGKGLLFGLLPHHLFKLQLVARLRKTDLQILPVAFSKRARNTTYLRYGDKKIFWRVEWEFPHVEFSCVDERVDEDEILGSCVDKYINEKSEHSNEKLSYYHSLKFSEIAILMKDGNSPSKMDQYHILELNKSLKSNFKYKKIIEYPTFLVISKLHMSCYETVP; from the exons attttcattttcttgaagATGTGCGCCGAGATATTGACATAGCTCGACGAGGGAAGAAGGGTAAAGGTCTCTTGTTTGGTCTTTTACCTCAT catttatttaaattgcaattggTTGCAAGATTGCGCAAAACAGATTTGCAAATATTACCTGTGGCATTTTCCAAGCGAGCACGCAACACTACGTATCTTAGATATGG TGACAAAAAAATCTTCTGGAGAGTTGAATGGGAATTTCCTCATGTTGAATTTTCATGTGTTGATGAAAg agTTGATGAAGATGAAATCCTTGGAAGTTGTGTTGATAAGTACATCAATGAAAAATCAGAGCATTCAAATGAGAAACTTTCTTATTaccattcattaaaattttcagaaatagcTATTTTAATGAAGGATGGAAATAGCCCTTCAAAAATGGATCA GTACCATATTCTGGAACTAAATAAAAGCTTGAAGTCCAATTTCaagtataagaaaattatagaatatCCAACATTTCTTGTTATATCTAAACTTCACATGTCATGTTATGAGACTGTACCATAA